The following proteins are co-located in the Halobaculum roseum genome:
- a CDS encoding Shedu anti-phage system protein SduA domain-containing protein: MNLDYTFEGESYELEIPLEDKSRLTHIAQFPLKNGPETFKFVHIFGIKASSTGKKIVVFWKAEKSGYRLEAVEETQFECQPDEVEKLISLLDEIEELTDLDRGTHVILKKDSPSTEAIIGAIESITTADSEVGREFVIELIRSVSEISAEFDDVWEFDDEIPDEVVDLEYLITRVRAQRALEEFRGLIQRNEEEKEYQDFLENNPWIFGGRYVDNREERHLTRDEEVDFCLETVDGYFDIFEIKRPGHTVMIEDRSHDNFAPSSKVSKAVTQVQSYIAEIEASRDEILRRDKMDILKPRGTVVIGSDISEDEREGLRLYNSFLNQVDVVTYSEVARKGERLIEHYEVTT; this comes from the coding sequence GTGAATTTAGATTACACATTCGAAGGAGAATCATACGAATTAGAGATTCCACTTGAAGATAAAAGTCGCTTGACCCACATCGCACAGTTCCCACTTAAGAACGGGCCAGAGACTTTCAAATTTGTCCACATATTTGGGATCAAAGCCTCAAGTACCGGTAAGAAGATCGTTGTCTTCTGGAAAGCTGAGAAGAGTGGTTACCGGTTAGAGGCCGTTGAGGAAACACAATTTGAATGCCAACCGGATGAGGTCGAAAAACTGATCTCTCTTCTTGATGAGATTGAGGAACTAACCGATCTTGACCGCGGGACCCACGTTATTCTCAAAAAGGATTCCCCATCAACGGAGGCCATCATCGGTGCGATAGAGAGCATTACCACCGCAGATTCAGAAGTCGGTAGAGAGTTTGTTATTGAACTTATCCGGAGTGTGAGTGAGATCAGCGCTGAATTTGATGATGTCTGGGAGTTCGACGACGAGATCCCCGATGAGGTGGTTGACCTAGAATATCTTATCACCCGTGTTCGTGCCCAAAGGGCGTTAGAGGAGTTCCGAGGTTTGATACAGAGAAATGAAGAAGAGAAAGAATACCAAGATTTCCTTGAGAATAATCCATGGATATTCGGTGGAAGGTACGTAGATAATCGTGAAGAGAGACACCTCACTAGAGATGAGGAGGTTGACTTTTGTTTAGAAACAGTAGACGGGTACTTTGATATCTTTGAAATAAAACGGCCTGGACATACTGTGATGATAGAGGATAGGTCTCATGACAATTTCGCCCCCAGCTCCAAAGTTTCAAAAGCAGTTACCCAGGTGCAGTCTTATATCGCAGAAATTGAGGCAAGCCGAGATGAAATACTCCGTAGGGATAAAATGGATATTCTCAAGCCCCGTGGGACAGTTGTAATCGGGAGTGATATATCAGAAGATGAGCGAGAGGGTTTGCGCCTCTATAATAGCTTCCTAAATCAGGTTGATGTGGTGACATATAGTGAAGTTGCCCGAAAGGGTGAGAGACTAATTGAGCATTACGAAGTTACAACATAA
- a CDS encoding DUF7563 family protein, translating to MNRLTTHCPECLHCGGHVSERFARVFGDDADRVHRCQACDSMPRLSRGNAAGKPVPNRIDPEDDQDRQHGTRTRATGGVAQ from the coding sequence ATGAACCGCCTCACCACCCACTGCCCCGAGTGCCTCCACTGCGGCGGGCACGTCTCCGAGCGGTTCGCGCGTGTCTTCGGCGACGACGCCGATCGCGTCCACCGCTGTCAGGCCTGTGACTCGATGCCCCGCCTCTCGCGAGGCAACGCCGCCGGCAAGCCCGTCCCCAACCGCATCGACCCCGAAGACGACCAAGACCGTCAACACGGTACTCGTACTCGCGCCACTGGAGGTGTCGCCCAGTGA
- a CDS encoding PadR family transcriptional regulator, producing the protein MSVHATPPITDGGTITHPTWTELTAFEGNVLYAIARLERDDPLTYGLAIRDVLEEYYTKPINHGRLYPTLDDLADQGLITKTSVDDRTNKYKLTDAGYELLSRRRDELTAVLTEEDQ; encoded by the coding sequence GTGAGCGTCCACGCTACCCCACCGATCACAGACGGTGGCACCATCACCCACCCCACGTGGACGGAACTCACCGCCTTCGAAGGCAACGTCCTCTACGCAATCGCTCGACTCGAACGCGACGATCCACTCACGTACGGCTTGGCTATACGCGATGTCCTCGAGGAGTACTACACCAAGCCGATCAACCACGGTCGACTCTACCCGACGCTCGACGATCTCGCTGATCAGGGCCTCATCACGAAGACGAGCGTCGACGATCGTACGAACAAGTACAAACTGACCGACGCAGGCTACGAGCTTCTCAGCCGTCGCCGCGACGAACTCACAGCCGTGCTCACGGAGGAGGACCAATGA
- a CDS encoding DUF7558 family protein, which yields MVAGRVGFDKFDNFVCDSYGLVVAALAALTGFRVEVRHLEGPSQVRSRCSPSGARMHLICDFNAYNVSG from the coding sequence ATAGTTGCCGGTAGGGTCGGATTCGACAAGTTCGATAACTTCGTCTGCGACAGTTATGGACTCGTCGTCGCCGCGCTCGCTGCACTCACTGGGTTTCGCGTGGAAGTGCGCCATCTCGAAGGCCCATCACAGGTCCGTTCGCGGTGTAGTCCTAGTGGGGCGAGAATGCACTTGATCTGTGACTTCAACGCGTACAATGTCTCCGGCTGA
- a CDS encoding type II toxin-antitoxin system death-on-curing family toxin has translation MTDDLAYPSAELILNLHEQIVAEGDTTEPGVRSEDAIASALQYISEGYFGEVPETIHHKGVHLMRLLVAEHPFVDGNKRTALRTVVVFYMMNGYTFDYGDEIRALLHRFATDEAAVDTDTAVIYFRACARRN, from the coding sequence GTGACCGACGATCTCGCGTATCCTTCTGCCGAACTCATTCTAAATCTCCACGAACAAATCGTGGCAGAAGGCGACACTACTGAGCCAGGCGTTCGGTCAGAAGACGCGATTGCATCCGCGCTGCAGTACATCTCGGAGGGGTACTTCGGCGAAGTACCCGAGACAATTCACCACAAAGGAGTCCATCTGATGCGGCTTCTCGTGGCGGAGCATCCATTCGTCGACGGGAACAAGCGAACAGCGCTCCGAACAGTCGTCGTCTTCTATATGATGAACGGGTACACATTTGACTACGGTGATGAAATTCGTGCGCTCTTGCACCGGTTTGCGACCGACGAAGCTGCGGTCGACACGGACACTGCGGTCATTTACTTCCGCGCATGCGCTCGTCGCAACTGA
- a CDS encoding type II toxin-antitoxin system VapC family toxin: protein MAEPVETPIGTITPEHFRPGHVRHQVVVGPKFLYALFNPQDQMHAVSRAFMTFVRDGDLPYRRLIVNDHIVDEAATRLKKQASMRNAASFLTTLDESTLYQFESVSEDVFDDAKATFVEWTDLDASLTDFTVAAHMDALGVDHILTYDRHYDAFDVTTLPYRNQS from the coding sequence ATGGCTGAACCAGTCGAAACCCCGATTGGGACGATCACGCCCGAGCATTTTCGCCCGGGGCACGTCCGCCATCAGGTCGTCGTCGGGCCGAAGTTCCTGTACGCATTATTCAACCCACAAGATCAGATGCACGCAGTCTCGCGGGCGTTCATGACCTTTGTCCGCGACGGTGACCTCCCCTATCGTCGCCTCATCGTCAACGATCACATCGTCGACGAGGCTGCGACACGGCTGAAAAAGCAAGCGTCGATGCGGAACGCAGCCTCGTTCCTGACGACGCTCGACGAGAGCACGCTCTATCAGTTCGAATCCGTCTCCGAGGACGTTTTCGATGACGCCAAAGCAACGTTCGTCGAGTGGACGGATCTGGATGCGTCACTCACCGATTTCACTGTTGCAGCCCATATGGACGCCTTAGGGGTCGATCACATCCTTACGTACGACCGGCACTACGATGCGTTCGACGTGACAACGCTTCCGTATCGCAATCAGAGCTAG
- a CDS encoding MBL fold metallo-hydrolase — protein sequence MATTSASVQLIRNATILLDVGDTTFLVDPMFTPQGEMPTVTDNPAVPEFLTTANQDRNPLVPLPDVDLTYDAVVVTHRHPDHWDEAAREELDAGVPLFCQPEEADAFTDEGFTDVRPVDDETSFESITIHRTPGQHGHGELAEGMGPVSGFVFEADETVYVAGDTIWYEPVEETLDQYDPDLVVLNGGEAQFDQGEPITMGVENINAVREATDAEIVVVHMEAINHCLLSREELRAETEDVHVPEDGERFSL from the coding sequence ATGGCAACGACTAGTGCTAGTGTTCAGCTGATTCGCAACGCGACTATCCTCCTGGACGTCGGTGACACGACGTTCCTCGTGGATCCGATGTTCACGCCGCAAGGCGAGATGCCGACGGTGACAGACAACCCAGCAGTTCCAGAGTTCCTCACCACGGCGAATCAGGACCGGAATCCGCTTGTTCCGCTGCCTGACGTTGATCTCACCTACGACGCTGTGGTAGTCACGCACCGTCACCCCGATCACTGGGACGAGGCGGCCAGAGAGGAACTCGATGCTGGCGTTCCGCTGTTCTGTCAGCCCGAGGAGGCCGACGCCTTCACTGACGAGGGCTTCACTGACGTTCGGCCCGTCGACGACGAAACCTCCTTTGAAAGCATCACTATCCATCGGACACCGGGCCAGCACGGACACGGCGAGCTCGCCGAGGGAATGGGCCCGGTTTCGGGCTTCGTCTTCGAGGCCGACGAGACAGTGTATGTCGCCGGGGACACGATCTGGTACGAGCCGGTCGAAGAGACACTTGACCAGTACGACCCGGATCTGGTGGTTCTCAACGGCGGCGAAGCGCAGTTCGATCAGGGCGAACCCATCACGATGGGCGTCGAGAACATCAACGCTGTCCGCGAGGCCACTGACGCCGAGATAGTGGTCGTCCATATGGAGGCGATCAACCATTGCTTACTGTCGCGCGAAGAACTGCGGGCAGAGACAGAGGATGTACACGTCCCCGAAGACGGCGAGCGGTTCAGTCTATAA
- a CDS encoding helix-turn-helix domain-containing protein: protein MREFVFTIEYDKDVDEVMDLFIDNPDLYARSMEINATREAVWGIEKVVGPAAVLDEFDDALERVADTPGTTGMCGAPVTEYEYTILSSNAESRKIHWLRREGEGPRSIPLVATKHIGEGLIMRTERRGDQYRWRMLIDGTVSEIHEDVRANLREGLSLTVERLGTPPCLLEDGRVQQTLTPEQKAALEAAIKRGYYEEPRQQSVAEIAEDVGVSRSTFQYRLNRAEAWLAQQFAADSLDVDLDVDLDPEDIEFI, encoded by the coding sequence ATGCGCGAATTTGTCTTTACCATCGAGTACGACAAGGATGTTGACGAGGTGATGGATCTCTTCATCGACAATCCGGACTTGTACGCTCGCTCGATGGAGATCAATGCGACCCGCGAGGCAGTGTGGGGTATTGAGAAGGTCGTCGGCCCCGCTGCTGTTCTTGACGAGTTCGACGACGCGCTGGAACGCGTCGCTGATACTCCGGGCACAACCGGGATGTGTGGGGCGCCCGTGACTGAATATGAGTACACGATCCTCTCGTCGAATGCGGAATCACGGAAGATTCACTGGCTTCGCCGGGAAGGTGAGGGTCCACGGTCGATTCCCTTGGTCGCGACGAAGCACATCGGCGAGGGATTGATAATGCGCACGGAACGGCGTGGCGACCAATACCGATGGCGGATGCTTATCGACGGGACAGTATCAGAGATTCACGAGGACGTCCGAGCGAACCTCCGAGAGGGGCTGTCGCTTACTGTTGAACGCCTCGGCACGCCGCCGTGCTTGCTCGAAGACGGTCGCGTCCAGCAAACGCTCACGCCCGAACAGAAGGCAGCACTCGAGGCTGCAATCAAACGTGGGTACTACGAAGAGCCACGGCAGCAATCGGTAGCGGAAATCGCCGAAGACGTTGGTGTGTCACGGTCGACGTTCCAGTACCGTCTCAACCGAGCGGAGGCGTGGCTAGCACAACAGTTCGCCGCCGATTCGCTCGACGTCGACCTCGACGTGGATCTCGATCCCGAGGACATCGAGTTCATCTAG
- a CDS encoding heavy metal translocating P-type ATPase produces MSQRKSHIDIQGMSCANCSQTISDAVGSLDGVLEANFNFATDEGSVAYDPEVVSLGEIYDAIENAGYTPVTDSVTIAVTDMSCANCSETIEDALEGTPGVVNANVNFATDEAQVTYNPADVTLQEFYEAIEDAGYSPIREDTDTDDGGEGEAREAARQGEIQRQLRLTLFGAALSLPLLVFMADHLLGFGLVGDELLGIPSGWVAFALATPVQLVLGRPFYKNSYKALVRNGRANMDVLIALGSTTAFVYSVAVLLELIAGGLYFDTAAFILVFITLGNYLEARSKGQAGEALRKLLEMEADTATIVDENGNEEEIPLEDVDVGDRMKVRPGEQIPTDGVVVDGQSAVDESMVTGESVPVEKSEGDDVVGSTINENGVLIVEATKVGKDTALQQIVQTVKEAQSRQPDIQNVADRISAYFVPAVIANAVIWGVIWYLFPEVLAGFVDALPLWRLVAGGPVAAGGVSVFEFAIIVFASSVLIACPCALGLATPAATMVGTTLGAQNGVLFKGGDVLERAKDVDTVVFDKTGTLTKGEMELTDVVVFDGDGQPLADSGSLATDGGQLTAAERLSEDDVLRLAAIAESGSEHPLARAIVDGAKARGIDVADPDDFENVPGHGIKANVNGSEVLVGNRKLLRDNGIDPSPAQETMERLENEGKTAMLVAYEGELAGVVADADTVKESAKDAVRQLQERGVDVMMITGDNERTARAVAERVGIDPTNVRAEVLPEDKSDAVESIQTDGRKAMTVGDGVNDAPALAVAYVGTAIGSGTDVAIEAADVTLMRDDPLDVVKAIRISDATLEKIKQNLVWALGYNTAMIPLASLGLLQPVLAAGAMAFSSVSVLSNSLLFRRYTPDHDYKLLGRLR; encoded by the coding sequence ATGAGTCAGCGAAAAAGCCACATCGATATTCAGGGGATGAGTTGCGCGAACTGTTCGCAAACGATCTCCGACGCCGTTGGTTCACTTGACGGTGTCTTAGAGGCGAATTTCAATTTCGCCACTGACGAGGGATCGGTCGCGTATGACCCGGAGGTTGTCTCACTCGGTGAGATTTACGACGCGATTGAGAACGCGGGTTACACGCCAGTCACCGACTCGGTCACGATTGCGGTCACCGACATGTCGTGTGCGAACTGCTCGGAGACGATAGAAGACGCACTCGAAGGGACGCCAGGCGTCGTCAACGCCAACGTAAACTTCGCAACTGACGAGGCACAGGTCACGTACAACCCGGCCGATGTAACCCTACAGGAGTTCTACGAAGCCATTGAAGACGCCGGCTACTCACCTATCCGGGAGGACACCGATACCGACGACGGAGGAGAAGGCGAAGCACGAGAGGCCGCCCGACAAGGCGAAATCCAGCGCCAACTGCGATTGACGTTGTTCGGGGCCGCACTGTCCCTCCCCCTGTTGGTGTTCATGGCTGACCACCTGCTGGGGTTCGGCCTCGTCGGCGACGAACTACTCGGCATTCCATCTGGGTGGGTCGCCTTCGCTCTGGCGACACCCGTCCAACTGGTGCTTGGTCGGCCGTTCTACAAGAACTCCTACAAGGCGCTCGTCAGGAACGGCCGGGCCAACATGGACGTCCTGATTGCGCTGGGATCGACCACCGCATTCGTCTACTCTGTGGCGGTTTTGCTCGAGCTAATCGCTGGTGGGCTGTACTTCGACACGGCGGCATTCATCCTCGTGTTCATCACGCTCGGTAACTACCTTGAGGCTCGCTCGAAAGGGCAGGCCGGCGAGGCACTCCGGAAACTCCTTGAGATGGAGGCCGACACCGCCACCATCGTCGATGAAAACGGGAACGAGGAAGAAATTCCGCTCGAAGATGTCGACGTCGGCGACCGAATGAAGGTCCGCCCCGGCGAGCAGATTCCGACTGACGGTGTCGTCGTCGACGGCCAGTCGGCAGTCGACGAGTCGATGGTCACAGGTGAGTCCGTCCCCGTCGAGAAGTCTGAGGGAGACGACGTCGTCGGCTCGACCATCAACGAGAACGGTGTCCTCATCGTTGAGGCGACGAAAGTCGGGAAGGACACCGCGCTCCAGCAGATCGTCCAGACGGTAAAGGAGGCACAATCTCGTCAGCCGGACATCCAGAACGTCGCCGACCGCATCTCGGCGTACTTCGTCCCTGCAGTCATCGCGAACGCCGTCATTTGGGGCGTCATCTGGTACTTGTTCCCCGAGGTACTCGCGGGCTTCGTCGACGCCCTCCCGCTGTGGAGACTCGTCGCAGGTGGCCCCGTCGCCGCAGGCGGCGTCTCGGTCTTCGAGTTCGCGATCATCGTGTTCGCCTCGTCTGTGCTGATCGCTTGTCCTTGTGCGTTGGGTCTGGCGACGCCCGCGGCGACGATGGTCGGAACGACCCTCGGTGCACAGAACGGAGTCCTGTTCAAGGGCGGCGACGTCCTCGAGCGCGCGAAGGACGTCGACACCGTCGTCTTCGACAAGACCGGGACACTCACGAAAGGCGAAATGGAGCTGACCGACGTCGTTGTCTTCGACGGCGACGGCCAGCCTCTCGCCGACAGTGGGAGTCTTGCTACTGATGGCGGGCAACTCACTGCTGCTGAGCGGCTTAGTGAGGACGACGTACTTCGGCTCGCAGCGATTGCGGAGAGCGGGAGCGAACACCCGCTTGCCCGGGCGATTGTCGATGGAGCGAAAGCTCGTGGTATCGACGTGGCCGATCCCGACGACTTCGAGAACGTCCCCGGTCACGGCATTAAAGCGAACGTGAACGGAAGCGAGGTGCTGGTCGGCAATCGGAAGCTCCTGCGTGACAACGGGATCGACCCATCGCCCGCTCAGGAGACGATGGAGCGCCTCGAGAATGAGGGGAAGACGGCGATGCTAGTCGCTTACGAAGGTGAACTCGCGGGCGTCGTCGCCGATGCCGACACGGTCAAGGAGAGTGCGAAGGACGCCGTGCGCCAGTTGCAGGAGCGCGGCGTCGACGTGATGATGATCACCGGCGACAACGAGCGGACTGCACGCGCCGTCGCTGAACGGGTCGGTATCGACCCCACAAACGTCCGCGCGGAAGTGCTGCCCGAGGACAAGTCGGACGCGGTTGAGTCCATCCAAACCGACGGCCGGAAGGCGATGACGGTCGGTGACGGTGTCAACGACGCACCCGCACTCGCGGTTGCGTACGTCGGGACGGCCATCGGCTCCGGAACAGACGTGGCGATCGAGGCGGCGGATGTCACGTTGATGCGCGACGACCCCCTGGACGTGGTGAAGGCAATCCGTATCTCGGACGCAACGCTCGAGAAAATTAAGCAGAACCTCGTGTGGGCGCTGGGGTACAACACGGCGATGATTCCGCTGGCCTCACTCGGGTTACTCCAACCCGTGCTCGCCGCCGGCGCAATGGCGTTCTCGAGTGTGTCGGTGCTATCGAACAGCCTGCTGTTCCGCCGGTACACGCCCGATCATGACTACAAGCTACTCGGTCGCCTTCGCTAA
- a CDS encoding winged helix-turn-helix transcriptional regulator, protein MRTLDDTDFEILRLLTEDARRPYREIADAVDLSSPSVSDRVSRLQDMGIIRRFTLDLDRSKLRGGVPVLAELAVQPDMVEDIRDTLALADGVEHVFTASDPRVFFQSRLPNADVRTFLVDTFDKAEWEAITDYEVVVLTSADWTPQVSGTDLAVTCAQCGNDVDQDGETLRLDGSLYYLCCPSCLEQFESRYDQFSANA, encoded by the coding sequence ATGCGCACCTTAGACGACACGGACTTCGAAATCCTTCGGCTCCTAACCGAAGATGCACGCCGGCCCTACCGTGAAATCGCTGATGCCGTTGATCTCAGTTCACCGTCGGTGTCTGACCGCGTTAGTCGTCTACAAGACATGGGAATAATCCGCCGGTTCACGCTCGATCTCGACCGCTCAAAACTCCGTGGCGGCGTTCCCGTTCTCGCGGAACTCGCAGTCCAACCCGACATGGTCGAAGATATCCGGGACACCCTTGCACTGGCAGATGGCGTTGAGCACGTGTTCACGGCCTCCGATCCTCGCGTATTCTTCCAGTCCCGTCTCCCGAACGCAGATGTTCGGACATTCTTGGTGGACACGTTCGATAAAGCGGAGTGGGAAGCGATTACTGATTACGAGGTTGTCGTTCTCACGAGTGCTGACTGGACGCCCCAAGTCAGTGGTACCGACCTTGCAGTCACCTGTGCCCAGTGTGGAAACGACGTGGACCAGGACGGTGAAACACTCCGACTTGATGGTAGTCTGTACTACCTCTGTTGTCCCTCCTGTCTGGAGCAGTTCGAATCGCGGTACGATCAGTTCAGTGCTAATGCCTGA
- a CDS encoding copper-translocating P-type ATPase — protein sequence MTNHDDHNHDDNRGEMPSGSDQDQSDGRSARQNIDHEESHVEQEMLEEEAQVSETGHDGHSDHSGDNGHGGHGGMHEGHEQMFRRRFFVSTLLSIPVLLYSEMLQEWLGFSVPTFPGSEWINPVFAVSVFAYGGIPFLQMAVPELRDRSPGMMTLISMAITVAFVYSLASVVFPTQSAFFWELVTLIDIMLLGHWIEMRSVRRASSALDELAKLMPDTAERITDSGDTEKVPVNQLKEDDLVLVRPGASVPADGIVEEGDSDVNEAMISGESKPVSKEPGDEVIGGTVNGDGSLRVRIDATGDETTLAGIMRLVEDAQQSKSKTQMLADRAAGWLFYVALGAAVVTAVAWTVAVSFNAEVIERVVTVLVIACPHALGLAIPLVVAINTSLAARNGMLIRDRIAMEQARELDTIIFDKTGTLTEGEQGVVDIETVEGVTEEEALGLAAAVEADSEHMIAEAIREAANERDVASPRAADFEAIKGRGVWARVDGQSVHVGGPNLLSTLESEVPDQLRTFAERSGENARTVVYLIRDGELVAAFALADVIREESYHVVDALHELGIEVAMLTGDSEDVAHAVADELGIDTVFAEVLPEDKDEKVQELQERGDFVAMVGDGVNDAPALTRADIGIAIGSGTDVAVQSADIILVQNNPTDVVRLVKLSKASYRKMRENLVWAAGYNVFAIPLAAGVLAPIGILLSPAVGALLMSLSTVIVAINAQFLRRVDLELPSLPSVSASERAQPAD from the coding sequence ATGACAAATCACGATGACCACAATCATGACGACAATAGGGGCGAGATGCCCTCAGGTTCGGATCAGGACCAATCTGATGGACGTTCAGCTCGGCAGAATATAGATCACGAGGAATCACACGTTGAGCAGGAGATGTTGGAAGAGGAGGCACAGGTATCAGAGACTGGCCATGATGGCCATAGCGATCACAGTGGAGACAACGGCCATGGCGGCCACGGTGGGATGCACGAGGGCCACGAGCAGATGTTCCGGCGGCGGTTCTTCGTCTCGACACTGCTCTCGATTCCAGTTCTCCTGTACAGCGAGATGCTCCAGGAGTGGCTCGGATTCTCGGTTCCAACGTTCCCCGGCAGCGAGTGGATCAATCCTGTCTTCGCGGTGAGCGTGTTTGCCTACGGTGGGATTCCCTTCCTGCAGATGGCCGTACCCGAGTTGCGAGACCGTTCGCCCGGGATGATGACGCTCATTTCTATGGCGATCACCGTCGCCTTCGTCTACAGTCTTGCAAGCGTCGTGTTCCCGACCCAGTCAGCGTTCTTCTGGGAACTCGTGACGCTGATCGACATCATGCTGCTGGGCCACTGGATCGAGATGCGGTCAGTCCGGCGAGCCTCCAGCGCTCTCGACGAACTGGCGAAGCTGATGCCCGATACGGCCGAGCGAATCACTGACTCTGGTGACACCGAGAAAGTCCCCGTTAACCAACTCAAAGAAGATGATCTCGTGCTCGTCCGTCCAGGGGCGAGCGTCCCAGCCGACGGCATCGTCGAAGAGGGCGACTCCGATGTGAATGAGGCGATGATCTCAGGCGAATCCAAGCCCGTGTCGAAGGAACCGGGCGACGAGGTCATCGGTGGGACCGTGAACGGCGACGGCAGTCTCCGCGTCCGGATCGACGCGACCGGCGACGAGACGACGTTGGCAGGCATTATGCGGCTCGTCGAGGACGCCCAGCAGAGTAAGTCGAAGACGCAGATGCTCGCTGACCGGGCAGCGGGGTGGCTGTTCTACGTCGCTCTAGGTGCGGCCGTCGTGACCGCTGTCGCCTGGACAGTCGCCGTCTCGTTCAATGCCGAAGTGATCGAGCGCGTCGTTACGGTGCTGGTCATCGCCTGTCCACACGCGCTTGGGCTGGCGATCCCGCTAGTCGTGGCTATAAACACGTCGCTGGCCGCGCGCAACGGGATGCTCATCCGGGACCGCATCGCCATGGAACAAGCACGAGAGCTCGATACGATCATCTTCGACAAAACGGGAACGCTCACCGAGGGCGAACAGGGCGTCGTCGACATCGAGACCGTCGAGGGTGTGACCGAAGAAGAGGCGCTGGGGTTAGCGGCCGCCGTTGAGGCCGACTCCGAGCACATGATCGCCGAGGCCATCCGTGAGGCGGCCAACGAACGCGACGTCGCCAGTCCCCGGGCAGCCGACTTCGAAGCGATCAAAGGACGGGGAGTTTGGGCACGCGTCGATGGGCAGAGCGTCCACGTCGGTGGGCCGAACCTCCTTTCGACCTTGGAGAGCGAGGTTCCCGATCAACTTCGAACATTTGCCGAGCGTTCCGGCGAGAATGCACGCACCGTGGTATACCTCATACGCGACGGCGAGCTCGTCGCGGCGTTCGCCTTGGCGGACGTGATACGGGAGGAGAGCTATCACGTCGTCGATGCGCTTCACGAACTCGGCATCGAGGTTGCGATGCTAACCGGTGACTCCGAGGACGTCGCTCATGCGGTCGCCGATGAACTCGGCATCGACACGGTATTCGCCGAGGTCCTCCCCGAAGACAAGGACGAGAAGGTCCAAGAGCTGCAAGAGCGGGGGGATTTCGTAGCGATGGTCGGTGACGGCGTGAACGACGCGCCGGCGCTCACCCGGGCCGACATCGGCATCGCTATCGGTTCCGGGACGGACGTCGCGGTGCAATCAGCGGATATCATCCTCGTCCAGAACAATCCGACGGACGTAGTCCGCCTCGTAAAACTGAGCAAGGCGAGCTATCGGAAGATGCGGGAGAATCTCGTTTGGGCAGCCGGGTACAACGTCTTCGCCATCCCACTCGCCGCTGGCGTGCTGGCCCCAATCGGAATCCTGCTCTCGCCGGCAGTGGGTGCGCTGTTGATGTCACTCTCGACGGTGATTGTGGCAATCAACGCCCAGTTCCTCCGGCGGGTAGATTTAGAGCTGCCCTCGCTTCCGAGCGTGTCCGCATCAGAACGTGCTCAACCCGCCGACTAA
- a CDS encoding DUF7342 family protein, with protein MSESPRDGVQSWTESMSARDRIRAVAETLRELRSVNWISEQADAAWSTTNEELQDLVDQGQLRRVDAGETTRYQPDYTRLLFEEIRTLIEENTREELRNELAAITQETEEWRSTYDVVRAELEAQIERLGDDQFATFANETLVELEERYAVTTPIEARVQELTNRYYRGLEVLQVLDEPMTVDELAAELELDTDEVRDRIAYLTEFDRVSQDGETVSPTE; from the coding sequence ATGTCCGAATCTCCGCGAGATGGGGTCCAGTCGTGGACCGAGTCGATGAGCGCCCGCGATCGTATTCGGGCGGTCGCCGAGACGCTTCGCGAACTGCGGTCGGTCAACTGGATCAGCGAGCAGGCCGACGCAGCCTGGAGTACGACTAACGAGGAGCTTCAGGATCTTGTCGACCAGGGTCAACTGCGCCGCGTCGATGCCGGCGAGACGACGCGCTACCAGCCGGACTACACGCGACTGCTCTTCGAGGAGATCCGGACGCTTATCGAGGAGAACACACGCGAGGAGCTGCGCAACGAATTGGCCGCGATCACCCAGGAGACCGAGGAATGGCGGTCGACCTACGACGTCGTCCGGGCTGAACTCGAAGCCCAGATCGAACGCCTGGGGGACGATCAGTTCGCCACGTTCGCGAACGAGACCCTGGTCGAACTCGAGGAGCGGTACGCAGTGACCACGCCGATCGAGGCCCGCGTCCAGGAACTCACGAATAGGTACTACCGGGGGCTCGAAGTCCTCCAGGTACTCGACGAGCCGATGACCGTCGACGAACTGGCCGCCGAACTGGAGCTGGATACCGACGAAGTTCGCGACCGGATCGCGTACCTCACGGAATTCGATCGGGTTAGCCAAGATGGCGAGACCGTCAGTCCGACAGAGTAG